From a region of the Bacillus alveayuensis genome:
- a CDS encoding excinuclease ABC subunit B (product_source=KO:K03702; cath_funfam=3.30.2060.10,3.40.50.300,4.10.860.10; cog=COG0556; ko=KO:K03702; pfam=PF00271,PF02151,PF04851,PF12344; smart=SM00487; superfamily=52540; tigrfam=TIGR00631), with protein sequence MKDRFELVSKYKPQGDQPKAIKQLVEGIKQGKKHQTLLGATGTGKTFTISNVIKEVNKPTLVIAHNKTLAGQLYSEFKEFFPNNAVEYFVSYYDYYQPEAYVPQTDTYIEKDASINEEIDKLRHSATSSLFERKDVIIIASVSCIYGLGSPEEYRDLVVSLRVGMEIERNELLRKLVDVQYERNDIDFQRGTFRVRGDVVEIFPASRDEHCIRVEFFGDEIDRIREVDALTGEIIGDREHVAIFPASHFVTREEKMKIAIQNIEKELEERLVELREQGKLLEAQRLEQRTRYDLEMMREMGFCSGIENYSRHLTLRPPGSTPYTLLDYFGDDFLIVIDESHVTIPQIRGMYNGDQARKQVLVDHGFRLPSAMDNRPLKFEEFEKHMKNVIYVSATPGPYELEQAPDVVEQIIRPTGLLDPTIDVRPIEGQIDDLIGEIRKRVARNERVLVTTLTKKMAEDLTDYLKEIGIKVTYLHSEIKTLERIEIIRDLRLGKHEVLVGINLLREGLDIPEVSLVAILDADKEGFLRSERSLIQTIGRAARNANGHVIMYADTITKSMEIAINETKRRRSIQEQYNKEHGIVPKTIQKEIRDVIRATYAAEDQSTYEADKALKLDKLSKKEREKVIEQMEKEMKEAAKALDFERAAELRDLIMELKAEG encoded by the coding sequence GTGAAAGATCGGTTTGAATTAGTGTCTAAATATAAGCCGCAAGGAGATCAGCCAAAAGCGATCAAGCAATTAGTAGAAGGAATTAAACAGGGCAAAAAACATCAAACTTTGTTAGGAGCAACAGGAACAGGTAAAACGTTTACGATTTCAAATGTTATAAAAGAGGTGAATAAACCGACACTTGTCATTGCCCATAATAAGACACTTGCAGGACAGCTTTATAGTGAGTTTAAAGAATTTTTCCCAAACAATGCCGTTGAATACTTCGTAAGCTACTACGATTATTATCAGCCAGAAGCATATGTCCCGCAAACAGATACGTACATTGAAAAAGATGCGAGTATTAACGAGGAAATTGATAAATTGAGACACTCTGCGACATCTTCGTTGTTTGAACGAAAAGATGTCATTATTATTGCCAGTGTGTCCTGTATTTATGGTTTAGGTTCTCCAGAGGAATACCGAGATCTTGTCGTATCTCTTCGTGTTGGTATGGAAATTGAGCGTAATGAATTGTTACGAAAGCTTGTTGACGTACAGTATGAAAGAAACGATATTGATTTTCAACGCGGGACGTTCCGTGTGCGCGGTGACGTTGTGGAAATTTTCCCTGCTTCAAGGGATGAGCATTGTATTCGCGTTGAATTTTTTGGTGATGAAATTGACCGTATCCGCGAAGTCGACGCTTTGACGGGAGAAATTATCGGGGATCGTGAGCATGTCGCCATTTTCCCGGCTTCACACTTCGTCACACGTGAAGAAAAAATGAAAATTGCCATTCAAAATATTGAGAAGGAACTTGAAGAGCGTTTAGTGGAGCTTCGGGAGCAAGGAAAGCTGCTTGAGGCGCAGCGTTTGGAGCAGCGGACTCGTTATGATCTAGAAATGATGAGAGAAATGGGTTTTTGTTCTGGAATAGAAAACTACTCCCGTCATTTAACATTGCGGCCTCCTGGTTCTACACCGTATACGTTATTAGATTATTTTGGTGATGACTTTTTAATCGTCATCGATGAATCACATGTGACGATTCCTCAAATTCGCGGAATGTATAACGGTGACCAAGCTCGTAAGCAAGTATTAGTCGATCATGGATTCCGCTTGCCTTCAGCGATGGATAACCGTCCGCTTAAGTTTGAGGAATTTGAAAAGCATATGAAAAACGTGATTTACGTTTCAGCAACACCGGGTCCATATGAACTGGAACAAGCTCCTGATGTTGTTGAACAAATTATTCGTCCAACAGGTCTTTTAGATCCTACAATCGATGTTCGCCCGATCGAAGGTCAAATTGATGATTTAATCGGTGAAATCAGGAAGCGTGTAGCACGTAATGAACGGGTTTTGGTCACAACATTAACGAAAAAAATGGCTGAAGATTTGACCGACTATTTAAAGGAGATTGGTATTAAAGTAACGTACCTTCATTCAGAAATTAAAACACTTGAGCGTATCGAGATTATACGTGACTTGCGTTTAGGAAAACATGAAGTGTTAGTAGGAATCAACTTATTAAGAGAAGGTTTGGACATACCAGAAGTGTCTCTTGTTGCGATTTTAGATGCGGATAAAGAAGGGTTTTTACGTTCAGAGCGTTCGTTAATTCAGACGATTGGCCGTGCAGCGAGAAATGCCAATGGCCATGTCATTATGTATGCTGATACGATCACCAAATCGATGGAAATCGCGATTAATGAAACGAAGCGTCGTCGAAGTATTCAAGAGCAATACAACAAAGAACACGGAATTGTTCCGAAGACGATTCAAAAAGAAATTCGTGATGTTATTCGTGCAACATATGCAGCTGAGGATCAATCGACATATGAAGCGGATAAAGCACTTAAACTAGATAAATTATCGAAGAAAGAAAGAGAAAAAGTGATCGAGCAAATGGAAAAAGAAATGAAGGAAGCAGCGAAAGCATTAGATTTCGAACGAGCAGCCGAGCTGCGTGATCTCATCATGGAGTTAAAAGCGGAAGGATGA